The genomic window TCGGGATAAAGCGTGCCCTGCACCAGGAACTCCGGCTCCTTGCCCTCGGTGGAGCGCCGGTCGCGAACAACAATCTTGGAGGCCTCTTCTTCAAACACGACGATGAACTCATTGCCGATGATGCGGCGCTTCTTCTCCGGATCAGTGACCCCTGCAAGCTTGGCCAGAAAACGCCGCGAAGCATCCACCGCCACCACTTGGAGCCCCAGCTGCCGCAGGTTATTCTGGACTTTCTCAAATTCATTCATGCGCAACACGCCGTTGTTGACGAAGACGCAGGTCAAGCGGTCGCCGATGGCGCGCGCTACCAGCGTGGCCGCCACCGAGGAATCCACCCCGCCGGAAAGGGCGCAAATGGCGTGCGCCCTGGGGCCAACTGCTTCCCGGATGTTGGCGACCGTTTCGTCAATGAAGCGTTGCGGAGTCCAGTTCGGGGTTGCGCCGCAAATATCGAGAACAAAATTCTTCAGGATGTTGGCGCCTTGAGGTGTGTGGTGTACCTCGGGATGAAACTGCACCGCGTAGTAGCGGCGCGCGGGGTCCTCCATCGCGGCCAGCGCGGTCGAACTGCGCGCGACCTGCTGGAAGCCGGCGGGCAGCTCGCGCGCCATGTCCCCGTGCGACATCCAGACTTTGATCTTGTGCGGGATGTTTTTGAACAGGGGCGATTCGCTTTCGATCTTCACCTCGGCGTGGCCGTACTCGCGTTTATTGCCGGGAACCACCTTGCCGCCGAGCGTATGCGCCATGTAATGCAGCCCGTAACAGATTCCGAGCGCCGGCACACCGAGATCGAGGACGCGCTTGTCGGCGGGCGGAGCGTCGTGGTCATAGACCGAGCACGGGCCGCCGGACAGAATGATTCCCACCGGGCCGTAAGTTTTGATTTCGTCCAGGGGCGCGGTGCAGGGGAGCACGACCGAGAAAACATTGTGTTCGCGGATGCGGCGCGCGATGAGCTGCGTGTACTGCGAACCGAAGTCGAGGATGACGATGGATTGGTGTTGCACTTTGTAATGTCTCAGAATCCAGCCGAGGTGTAAAGAAGTTCGCTATCAGGTTATAGCAGCCGGCACTCAGCCGTCAGCACTCAACCGTTGTGACCGGCGGGCGGAAGCGAGGCGGAGAGAAATGACTCGGGCACAGGTGATGGCATGCTGATCGCGGAGAGCGCGCTTTGGTTCAAACTGACGAAAGCGGCCAGGCGAGCGATGTAGAGAAAATCGGCGACAGCAAAGTAAACCAGAGCGATGACAACATTCATCGCTACGGCCGCGGCGGGAGAGGCTTGCGAAGCGATCAGCGCCGCCACGATTGCTGCAACCAGGGCGAGAGCGCGTATCAGGCCGAACGAGGTCGCAATGCCGACGTACACGCCCGGGTCGCGCCGGTACAGCTGCAACGAATCGGAAATGGCTGCGAATGCCGGGCGGCCGTCGCGCACGATCCAGACCGGGGCGAGCGCGAGAAACCAATTCACCATCGCCCAAAACAACATCACGACGCTTACCAGCAAGAGGCTAACTCCGGCGGCAGCGGCTGGATTCTGCGCAGCCAAGGCGACTCCGGCGAGCAATACGGCTCCGCAACCGGCAATCAAGGCGGCGATGGTGAAGAGGGCGCGGACTAAATGCAGAAGCAACAGCGGCCCATAGCGCACGGTGCGCCTGCCGGTAGCGCCGGTTGCTGGTTGGTTGGGCTCAACTCCGGCGAAGACCGCCGATTCTTCCGGATTACCAGCTGAGAACAAAGCGTTCAGAGTGATCCCCCGCCCGACGGTCCCCGCGGCGATCCACAACCCGGCAATGGCGGGGACGAGCACGAGGCCCTCTCGCGCTAATTGCGGCAGTACCTGGACGACGATGCGGGCGCAGGCATCGGCAATGAGGAACAGATCGCTGTGGCGAGCGATCAGGAGCTCGAGCTGCGTAACATCAACCCGCGAGAAAACGCGGTGAATGGCGAAAATGACGAGCGCCCATGCCGCGGCGCCGAAAGCCCAGCGCCAGGCGATTTCCGCCAGCGCCATTGCGGGCCTGACAAAAATGGCGCGAAATCCGGCGCGGATGTGCACGAGAGAATTTAACCACAGAACGTCGATAGTCGTTGGTCGATGGCCGCTGAGATTCGGTTTTGCCATCGTCCATCGACAATCGACGTCCGCTCTTAATTTTGGCGTCTCGGCGACTTCTGGCTGAGCACGCTGATCAGCTCTCTACCCGCCGGCGGAGTACTGACTTTGCCGCCCTGAACGATGTCGCTCGCATCCAGCTTCTTGCCGTAGAGATTTCGGTTAGCGCCGCCGTCGGAGCGCAGCGTTGAGCCCTCCAGCGACACGCCCGCGAACAGGCCACGGGAGCGCGAGTAGCTGAGGATTTCGGCGCGCATGATGATGTCGGTTGCGGCAGCGGCGTCGCGGCCCTTCGGTCCGGCGGCAGCGGCGGCGTCGGCGCCCAGTTTCACTTTGCTGGAGAGCACGGAGTCGGCGCCGCGGTCATTCATCACGAGGAGCACGAAATCGGTGGCCTGACCGCCGAGCTGAATCCCGATGTTTCCGCCTTCCAGGGCCATCATCGCAGGCGCGCTCCACGGGCCGGTGTGGTTCTTGCCCGTACGGCAGGTAATCGCGCCGCGTCCATAGCTGCCGCCAACCCCGATCGCGAACTTCAGCACTGAGGGGAAGACGATGACGCATTCCGCCTT from Terriglobales bacterium includes these protein-coding regions:
- a CDS encoding lipid-binding SYLF domain-containing protein, translating into MRKLIAVAVILSFSIPLLAQHKEQERLQEAGTVMKEILNIPEGVPQNILNKAECVIVFPSVLKFAIGVGGSYGRGAITCRTGKNHTGPWSAPAMMALEGGNIGIQLGGQATDFVLLVMNDRGADSVLSSKVKLGADAAAAAGPKGRDAAAATDIIMRAEILSYSRSRGLFAGVSLEGSTLRSDGGANRNLYGKKLDASDIVQGGKVSTPPAGRELISVLSQKSPRRQN
- the guaA gene encoding glutamine-hydrolyzing GMP synthase, whose protein sequence is MQHQSIVILDFGSQYTQLIARRIREHNVFSVVLPCTAPLDEIKTYGPVGIILSGGPCSVYDHDAPPADKRVLDLGVPALGICYGLHYMAHTLGGKVVPGNKREYGHAEVKIESESPLFKNIPHKIKVWMSHGDMARELPAGFQQVARSSTALAAMEDPARRYYAVQFHPEVHHTPQGANILKNFVLDICGATPNWTPQRFIDETVANIREAVGPRAHAICALSGGVDSSVAATLVARAIGDRLTCVFVNNGVLRMNEFEKVQNNLRQLGLQVVAVDASRRFLAKLAGVTDPEKKRRIIGNEFIVVFEEEASKIVVRDRRSTEGKEPEFLVQGTLYPDVIESRSVRGPSQTIKSHHNVGGLPEKMRLKLIEPLKDLFKDEVRRIGRDLGMPEDILQRQPFPGPGLAVRILGEVTPERIAILQQADDIVVSEIKAAGLYTKIWQSFAVLLPVMSVGVMGDQRTYAYTCAIRAVHSEDGMTADVVELRWKVIKRISTRLVNEVKGINRVVYDITSKPPGTIEWE